From Bos javanicus breed banteng chromosome 5, ARS-OSU_banteng_1.0, whole genome shotgun sequence, the proteins below share one genomic window:
- the RESF1 gene encoding retroelement silencing factor 1 isoform X4: protein MNWNAKPESVTLPPQYPKKQASFLEQGLVNTLSTTSQSSFHTGSNQEPCLFLSNSHPVSQPLLNIRNHKTPPQIPISDLHSGTIVTSQTSVERITYANVKGPKQLSHDLQISSGVTPDVWLNSPMGSSTLSHTGATVSHQTGFGTNVPNVHALQNQFLTSDTYSMQLHMIPSNSGRVPITYQGNTRLNLPLSEQQVDWAPQRASSGLTYQDYRPLPKQYNYSPRSFLQEPALQKQNAMSSVSFQVKNNQSPNPALTFKSKQIAAVPSYQYAVTQTDKRPPPPYDCRYASQSLQSTPRVVKQSSMEVPQSQEMHLPEMRKDFCRDFQQQWQNLNENFSMMGGSCNLKVNTSVNHPFNEPVRSSVTGAQALAQNNQERTVDSQNLTSNQALDTSATKEKLVRDIKTLVEIKKKFSDLARKIKINKSLLMAAGCIKTPNTSYSESAQNSGLSLKQTAKIQSEPQLTLVTPEIVEDKPPTVMESAEETNRPQRVLSSNLQDRNFNQVSSVSLNSACSEKLPIPEQVHDLEVVNSLKTSTVEVTQAPLNNTQLSSGNSVSIAQNVPTNSEITFLPHSTSSEEYISKYPNKNRLILSLLTSGSKTQKKLLKDTGECIHDSKLHNFEMNANTENTGNQLKTTETVNLPRTCNRNAKVADTSCLECKSFNGVSSNSGSRFSMELLATCLSLWKKQPSEPTKEKQDNESKTNITAIAVSKPAPICESSPFSPVGNSQNKIVNSSLETISSVVAQNYESSGTTTTKGIAVVSPLILSDVNTLSVKDTTSEALPEMVYPVIKEGSVCSLQNKLTENTAALKINVNEPVTSTTGIMIFPLIEDKQSESTNTNSEGIPNTNQGKHNESEPDIQCPVSDQQTSYISKDSSSVGSDVLQIGSICSLVEGDTSYDSQIAEIFNLLPLQKVEPQKPLPNHQMMSSRQQNEHLENITESKDFDFKKDEFVQCTDVSNKITDQSESPQLPALSPLKCVEAKSGILEEGSLEHITENESMANDTCSSAATQQDSYPQEADTSCSYTEQDPTTDESLHDKTSILYLHDQLSELLKEFPYGIEPVNMHESSVVQQMANQISEAQTCGKTDCDSKGSTDQIQITILNTDQMKELFPEQDDQPSEVDKLTEPQKEKPVTKEEKQCDPQACRVEERCASVPLDSEKDDIRCCALGWLSMVYEGVPQCQCNSIKKSDSKEKKQINPCSPSEAKSYKQGERTSDRDVPVALNSPPNNPPKSPLTSSVEKKHFPETKQSSNIKDKSKTERNSSLRTEQELSGQLLSKGDKKLDSLQSHKRKRNLQFHEVNFNSANKITKFSQESLQRKFMAQNLGPLKPKMSFLTSKTKDLNMKNGSLVQSVSPEKRKLKSAGSKQKSLEERKLDEGITLDSEIKRKKHDKQEQNKNVGGGAFKFCNFSTPNERAWIKEKTVSNVKSSGSKDSSSKMNRVLSPKEYLSRQKHKEALKKNYLKNSDSQYMRPSKLSVQVESSGKSNERPNGSVQTCKESLNIGTGHGKSIKTHHSKESKTYISRNIKGTVGGKQSDKMWIDRTKLDKNLNNINNEGELSQMSSQTKDQRKLYLNRVAFKCTERERICLTKLDNSPRKLKEKRPESKCKNPLPVKDTTEKLSMLEFKLCPDGVFKNTNTVEDQKDLQHTPRKEQAPVQDDNVLANSRLSKRNCSADGFEILQNPVKDSKAMFQTYKKLYMEKRSRSLGSSPLE, encoded by the exons ATGAATTGGAATGCAAAACCAGAGAGTGTCACCTTACCACCACAGTATCCTAAAAAACAAGCATCTTTTTTGGAGCAAGGTTTAGTAAATACACTTAGCACAACATCTCAAAGTTCTTTCCATACTGGAAGTAACCAAGAACCATGCCTGTTTCTCAGTAATTCACATCCAGTTTCACAGCCGCTACTCAACATCCGGAATCATAAGACTCCTCCACAAATCCCTATTTCTGATTTGCATAGTGGGACCATTGTGACCTCACAAACTTCAGTAGAAAGAATAACATATGCAAATGTTAAAGGACCCAAACAACTAAGTCATGATTTGCAGATTTCTTCAGGAGTTACACCAGATGTATGGTTGAACTCACCAATGGGGAGTTCTACGCTTTCTCATACAGGGGCAACTGTATCTCATCAAACTGGTTTTGGAACGAATGTACCCAATGTGCATGCACTACAGAATCAGTTTCTAACATCAGATACCTATTCTATGCAACTACATATGATCCCTTCTAATTCTGGAAGAGTTCCTATAACTTACCAAGGAAACACAAGACTAAACCTACCTTTGTCAGAGCAACAGGTTGATTGGGCACCTCAGCGAGCATCCAGTGGACTGACTTATCAAGATTACAGACCACTTCCAAAGCAATACAATTATTCACCACGAAGCTTTTTGCAGGAGCCTGCTCTTCAGAAACAAAACGCTATGTCATCTGTATCATTCcaagttaaaaataatcaatCTCCAAATCCTGCACTGACATTTAAGTCAAAGCAGATTGCAGCTGTACCATCATATCAATATGCAGTTACTCAAACTGACAAAAGACCTCCTCCTCCTTATGACTGTAGATATGCAAGCCAGTCTTTGCAAAGTACTCCACGTGTTGTTAAACAATCCTCTATGGAAGTTCCTCAGAGTCAAGAAATGCACTTACCTGAAATGAGGAAAGACTTTTGTAGAGACTTTCAACAGCAGTGGCAAAACCTGAATGAAAATTTCAGTATGATGGGAGGTTCCTGTAACTTGAAAGTAAATACCAGTGTCAATCATCCTTTTAATGAACCTGTTAGATCATCTGTGACTGGTGCTCAGGCTCTTGCTCAAAATAATCAGGAGAGAACAGTGGATTCTCAAAATCTAACTTCAAATCAAGCACTAGACACAAGTGCCACAAAAGAAAAGTTAGTGAGGGATATTAAAACATTAGTAGAGATAAAAAAGAAGTTTTCAGACCTtgcaaggaaaattaaaattaataaaagtctCTTGATGGCAGCAGGTTGTATTAAAACACCTAATACCTCTTACAGTGAATCAGCTCAAAATTCTGGATTGTCTCTGAAACAAACTGCCAAAATCCAGTCTGAACCACAGCTAACTCTAGTCACTCCAGAGATTGTGGAGGATAAACCACCAACAGTAATGGAATCTGCAGAAGAAACTAATAGACCACAGAGGGTGTTGAGTTCCAACCTTCAGGACAGAAATTTTAACCAAGTCAGTTCTGTTTCACTAAATTCTGCCTGTTCAGAAAAGTTGCCGATACCAGAACAAGTCCATGATTTGGAAGTTGTAAATTCTTTAAAGACATCAACTGTTGAGGTAACTCAGGCACCATTAAATAACACCCAGCTTTCATCAGGAAATTCTGTCAGCATTGCACAAAATGTGCCAACAAATTCtgaaataacttttcttcctcaTTCTACATCATCTgaggaatatatttcaaaatatccaaataaaaataGGCTAATTCTCAGTTTACTTACTTCTGGAAGTAAAACTCAGAAGAAATTATTAAAAGACACTGGTGAATGTATTCATGATTCTAAACTGCATAATTTTGAAATGAATGCAAATACCGAAAACACTGGTAACCAACTGAAAACCACGGAAACTGTAAATCTTCCAAGGACTTGTAATAGAAATGCCAAAGTTGCAGACACTTCTTGCTTGGAGTGTAAATCATTTAATGGGGTGTCTTCTAACAGTGGCTCTCGCTTTTCCATGGAATTGCTAGCAACATGTCTGTCTTTGTGGAAAAAGCAACCTTCAGAACCTACCAAAGAAAAACAGGATAATGAGTCAAAAACAAACATAACAGCCATTGCAGTTTCAAAGCCTGCGCCCATCTGTGAGAGTAGTCCATTTTCACCTGTGGGAAATTCTCAGAATAAGATAGTAAACAGCTCACTAGAAACTATTTCATCAGTGGTAGCACAAAATTATGAGTCTTCAGGAACAACTACTACAAAAGGAATTGCTGTAGTATCACCCTTAATTCTTTCAGATGTCAATACATTGTCTGTCAAAGATACAACATCTGAAGCTTTACCTGAAATGGTGTATCCAGTTATTAAAGAAGGCAGTGTTTGTAGCTTACAAAATAAATTGACGGAAAATACTGCTGCTTTGAAGATTAATGTTAATGAACCAGTAACAAGTACTACAGGCATTATGATTTTCCCACTAATTGAGGACAAGCAAAGTGAGTCAACTAATACTAATTCAGAAGGCATACCTAATACCAATCAAGGAAAGCACAATGAATCAGAACCAGATATCCAGTGTCCTGTGAGTGATCAGCAAACGTCGTATATATCAAAGGACAGTAGTAGTGTGGGCAGTGATGTATTACAGATTGGCAGTATTTGTTCTCTTGTGGAAGGTGATACCTCTTATGATTCCCAAATAGCAGAGATATTCAACTTGCTCCCTTTGCAAAAAGTTGAGCCACAGAAACCTCTACCCAATCACCAAATGATGAGTAGTAGACAACAAaatgaacatttagaaaacatCACTGAAAGTAAAGACTTTGActttaaaaaagatgaatttgTGCAGTGCACAgatgtttcaaataaaataacagaTCAGTCAGAATCACCGCAACTTCCAGCACTGTCACCTTTGAAATGTGTTGAAGCCAAGAGTGGAATTCTAGAGGAAGGCAGTTTGGAGCATATCACTGAAAATGAAAGCATGGCAAATGATACATGTTCATCAGCTGCTACTCAGCAGGACAGTTACCCTCAGGAAGCTGATACATCCTGCAGTTATACTGAACAGGATCCTACTACAGATGAAAGTCTCCATGATAAGACATCTATCTTATACCTACATGATCAGCTGTCAGAACTTTTAAAAGAGTTTCCCTATGGTATCGAACCTGTGAACATGCATGAAAGTTCTGTGGTACAGCAGATGGCAAACCAAATTTCAGAAGCTCAAACTTGTGGTAAAACTGACTGTGACTCCAAAGGTTCAACAGACCAGATACAAATTACAATATTAAACACAGATCAGATGAAAGAATTGTTTCCTGAACAGGATGATCAACCCAGCGAGGTAGACAAATTGACAGAACCTCAGAAAGAAAAGCCTGtaacaaaggaagagaagcagtGTGACCCACAGGCATGCAGAGTTGAAGAACGCTGTGCTTCTGTACCATTGGATTCGGAAAAAGATGATATCCGCTGCTGTGCTTTGGGGTGGCTCTCTATGGTTTATGAAGGAGTACCTCAATGCCAGTGTAATTCCATCAAGAAGTcagattcaaaagaaaaaaaacagataaatccTTGTTCTCCTTCAGAGGCCAAGAGTTATAAACAAGGAGAGAGAACCTCTGACAGAGATGTTCCTGTTGCATTAAACAGTCCTCCAAATAATCCTCCAAAGAGTCCTCTGACTTCTTCAGTTGAGAAAAAACATTTTCCTGAAACAAAGCAAAGCAGCAATATAAAAGACAAATCCAAAACAGAACGTAACAGTTCACTAAGGACAGAGCAAGAATTATCTGGTCAACTTTTATCTAAAGGTGATAAAAAACTGGATTCTTTGCAGAgtcacaaaagaaagagaaatctgcAATTTCATGAGGTAAATTTTAATTCTGctaataaaattacaaaattttctCAGGAGAGCCTGCAGAGGAAGTTCATGGCACAAAACTTAGGGCCACTAAAACCAAAGATGAGTTTTTTGACAAGCAAAACTAAAGATTTGAATATGAAGAATGGTTCTTTGGTACAGTCAGTATcaccagaaaagagaaaattgaaatcaGCTGGCTCTAAACAAAAATCtttggaagaaaggaaattaGATGAAGGGATCACACTTGATTCAGAGATAAAGAGGAAGAAACATGATAAACAAGAGCAGAATAAAAATGTGGGAGGTGGTGCATTTAAATTCTGTAATTTTTCAACGCCAAATGAAAGAGCTTGGATTAAAGAAAAGACAGTATCAAATGTTAAATCCTCGGGCTCTAAGGATAGCTCATCTAAAATGAATAGAGTTCTATCACCAAAGGAGTATTTATCAAGGCAGAAGCATAAGGAAGCATTAAAGAAAAACTATCTGAAAAATAGTGATTCTCAGTATATGAGGCCCAGTAAACTTTCTGTGCAAGTGGAAAGTTCTGGGAAATCAAATGAGAGACCCAATGGCAGTGTACAGACCTGTAAGGAATCATTAAATATTGGTACAGGCCATGGTAAAAGCATCAAAACCCATCATTCCAAAGAGTCTAAAACATATATTTCAAGGAATATTAAAGGAACAGTTGGTGGAAAGCAGTCTGATAAAATGTGGATCGATAGAACCAAGCtagacaaaaatttaaataatataaataatgaagGTGAATTAAGCCAAATGTCTTCCCAAACAAAGGATCAAAGGAAGCTGTATCTGAACAGAGTTGCATTTAAATGCACTGAACGTGAGCGCATTTGTCTCACAAAATTAGACAATTCACCCAGGAAGCTTAAAGAAAAGAGACCGGAAAGTAAATGTAAGAACCCATTACCTGTGAAAGATACCACGGAAAAACTAAGCATGCTGGAGTTTAAATTATGTCCAGATGGagtgtttaaaaatacaaacactgtTGAAGACCAGAAGGATCTGCAGCACACACCTAGGAAGGAGCAAGCCCCTGTGCAAG atGATAATGTTTTGGCTAATTCAAGGCTCTCCAAGAGAAACTGCAGTGCAGATGGATTTGAGATACTACAAAACCCAGTAAAAGATTCAAAAGCAATGTTTCAAACCTACAAAAAGCtgtacatggagaagagaagcagGAGTCTTGGTAGCAGTCCTTTAGAATAA
- the RESF1 gene encoding retroelement silencing factor 1 isoform X2: MNWNAKPESVTLPPQYPKKQASFLEQGLVNTLSTTSQSSFHTGSNQEPCLFLSNSHPVSQPLLNIRNHKTPPQIPISDLHSGTIVTSQTSVERITYANVKGPKQLSHDLQISSGVTPDVWLNSPMGSSTLSHTGATVSHQTGFGTNVPNVHALQNQFLTSDTYSMQLHMIPSNSGRVPITYQGNTRLNLPLSEQQVDWAPQRASSGLTYQDYRPLPKQYNYSPRSFLQEPALQKQNAMSSVSFQVKNNQSPNPALTFKSKQIAAVPSYQYAVTQTDKRPPPPYDCRYASQSLQSTPRVVKQSSMEVPQSQEMHLPEMRKDFCRDFQQQWQNLNENFSMMGGSCNLKVNTSVNHPFNEPVRSSVTGAQALAQNNQERTVDSQNLTSNQALDTSATKEKLVRDIKTLVEIKKKFSDLARKIKINKSLLMAAGCIKTPNTSYSESAQNSGLSLKQTAKIQSEPQLTLVTPEIVEDKPPTVMESAEETNRPQRVLSSNLQDRNFNQVSSVSLNSACSEKLPIPEQVHDLEVVNSLKTSTVEVTQAPLNNTQLSSGNSVSIAQNVPTNSEITFLPHSTSSEEYISKYPNKNRLILSLLTSGSKTQKKLLKDTGECIHDSKLHNFEMNANTENTGNQLKTTETVNLPRTCNRNAKVADTSCLECKSFNGVSSNSGSRFSMELLATCLSLWKKQPSEPTKEKQDNESKTNITAIAVSKPAPICESSPFSPVGNSQNKIVNSSLETISSVVAQNYESSGTTTTKGIAVVSPLILSDVNTLSVKDTTSEALPEMVYPVIKEGSVCSLQNKLTENTAALKINVNEPVTSTTGIMIFPLIEDKQSESTNTNSEGIPNTNQGKHNESEPDIQCPVSDQQTSYISKDSSSVGSDVLQIGSICSLVEGDTSYDSQIAEIFNLLPLQKVEPQKPLPNHQMMSSRQQNEHLENITESKDFDFKKDEFVQCTDVSNKITDQSESPQLPALSPLKCVEAKSGILEEGSLEHITENESMANDTCSSAATQQDSYPQEADTSCSYTEQDPTTDESLHDKTSILYLHDQLSELLKEFPYGIEPVNMHESSVVQQMANQISEAQTCGKTDCDSKGSTDQIQITILNTDQMKELFPEQDDQPSEVDKLTEPQKEKPVTKEEKQCDPQACRVEERCASVPLDSEKDDIRCCALGWLSMVYEGVPQCQCNSIKKSDSKEKKQINPCSPSEAKSYKQGERTSDRDVPVALNSPPNNPPKSPLTSSVEKKHFPETKQSSNIKDKSKTERNSSLRTEQELSGQLLSKGDKKLDSLQSHKRKRNLQFHEVNFNSANKITKFSQESLQRKFMAQNLGPLKPKMSFLTSKTKDLNMKNGSLVQSVSPEKRKLKSAGSKQKSLEERKLDEGITLDSEIKRKKHDKQEQNKNVGGGAFKFCNFSTPNERAWIKEKTVSNVKSSGSKDSSSKMNRVLSPKEYLSRQKHKEALKKNYLKNSDSQYMRPSKLSVQVESSGKSNERPNGSVQTCKESLNIGTGHGKSIKTHHSKESKTYISRNIKGTVGGKQSDKMWIDRTKLDKNLNNINNEGELSQMSSQTKDQRKLYLNRVAFKCTERERICLTKLDNSPRKLKEKRPESKCKNPLPVKDTTEKLSMLEFKLCPDGVFKNTNTVEDQKDLQHTPRKEQAPVQVSGIKSTKEDWLKCVTEEKRMPEANQEIDDNVLANSRLSKRNCSADGFEILQNPVKDSKAMFQTYKKLYMEKRSRSLGSSPLE; encoded by the exons ATGAATTGGAATGCAAAACCAGAGAGTGTCACCTTACCACCACAGTATCCTAAAAAACAAGCATCTTTTTTGGAGCAAGGTTTAGTAAATACACTTAGCACAACATCTCAAAGTTCTTTCCATACTGGAAGTAACCAAGAACCATGCCTGTTTCTCAGTAATTCACATCCAGTTTCACAGCCGCTACTCAACATCCGGAATCATAAGACTCCTCCACAAATCCCTATTTCTGATTTGCATAGTGGGACCATTGTGACCTCACAAACTTCAGTAGAAAGAATAACATATGCAAATGTTAAAGGACCCAAACAACTAAGTCATGATTTGCAGATTTCTTCAGGAGTTACACCAGATGTATGGTTGAACTCACCAATGGGGAGTTCTACGCTTTCTCATACAGGGGCAACTGTATCTCATCAAACTGGTTTTGGAACGAATGTACCCAATGTGCATGCACTACAGAATCAGTTTCTAACATCAGATACCTATTCTATGCAACTACATATGATCCCTTCTAATTCTGGAAGAGTTCCTATAACTTACCAAGGAAACACAAGACTAAACCTACCTTTGTCAGAGCAACAGGTTGATTGGGCACCTCAGCGAGCATCCAGTGGACTGACTTATCAAGATTACAGACCACTTCCAAAGCAATACAATTATTCACCACGAAGCTTTTTGCAGGAGCCTGCTCTTCAGAAACAAAACGCTATGTCATCTGTATCATTCcaagttaaaaataatcaatCTCCAAATCCTGCACTGACATTTAAGTCAAAGCAGATTGCAGCTGTACCATCATATCAATATGCAGTTACTCAAACTGACAAAAGACCTCCTCCTCCTTATGACTGTAGATATGCAAGCCAGTCTTTGCAAAGTACTCCACGTGTTGTTAAACAATCCTCTATGGAAGTTCCTCAGAGTCAAGAAATGCACTTACCTGAAATGAGGAAAGACTTTTGTAGAGACTTTCAACAGCAGTGGCAAAACCTGAATGAAAATTTCAGTATGATGGGAGGTTCCTGTAACTTGAAAGTAAATACCAGTGTCAATCATCCTTTTAATGAACCTGTTAGATCATCTGTGACTGGTGCTCAGGCTCTTGCTCAAAATAATCAGGAGAGAACAGTGGATTCTCAAAATCTAACTTCAAATCAAGCACTAGACACAAGTGCCACAAAAGAAAAGTTAGTGAGGGATATTAAAACATTAGTAGAGATAAAAAAGAAGTTTTCAGACCTtgcaaggaaaattaaaattaataaaagtctCTTGATGGCAGCAGGTTGTATTAAAACACCTAATACCTCTTACAGTGAATCAGCTCAAAATTCTGGATTGTCTCTGAAACAAACTGCCAAAATCCAGTCTGAACCACAGCTAACTCTAGTCACTCCAGAGATTGTGGAGGATAAACCACCAACAGTAATGGAATCTGCAGAAGAAACTAATAGACCACAGAGGGTGTTGAGTTCCAACCTTCAGGACAGAAATTTTAACCAAGTCAGTTCTGTTTCACTAAATTCTGCCTGTTCAGAAAAGTTGCCGATACCAGAACAAGTCCATGATTTGGAAGTTGTAAATTCTTTAAAGACATCAACTGTTGAGGTAACTCAGGCACCATTAAATAACACCCAGCTTTCATCAGGAAATTCTGTCAGCATTGCACAAAATGTGCCAACAAATTCtgaaataacttttcttcctcaTTCTACATCATCTgaggaatatatttcaaaatatccaaataaaaataGGCTAATTCTCAGTTTACTTACTTCTGGAAGTAAAACTCAGAAGAAATTATTAAAAGACACTGGTGAATGTATTCATGATTCTAAACTGCATAATTTTGAAATGAATGCAAATACCGAAAACACTGGTAACCAACTGAAAACCACGGAAACTGTAAATCTTCCAAGGACTTGTAATAGAAATGCCAAAGTTGCAGACACTTCTTGCTTGGAGTGTAAATCATTTAATGGGGTGTCTTCTAACAGTGGCTCTCGCTTTTCCATGGAATTGCTAGCAACATGTCTGTCTTTGTGGAAAAAGCAACCTTCAGAACCTACCAAAGAAAAACAGGATAATGAGTCAAAAACAAACATAACAGCCATTGCAGTTTCAAAGCCTGCGCCCATCTGTGAGAGTAGTCCATTTTCACCTGTGGGAAATTCTCAGAATAAGATAGTAAACAGCTCACTAGAAACTATTTCATCAGTGGTAGCACAAAATTATGAGTCTTCAGGAACAACTACTACAAAAGGAATTGCTGTAGTATCACCCTTAATTCTTTCAGATGTCAATACATTGTCTGTCAAAGATACAACATCTGAAGCTTTACCTGAAATGGTGTATCCAGTTATTAAAGAAGGCAGTGTTTGTAGCTTACAAAATAAATTGACGGAAAATACTGCTGCTTTGAAGATTAATGTTAATGAACCAGTAACAAGTACTACAGGCATTATGATTTTCCCACTAATTGAGGACAAGCAAAGTGAGTCAACTAATACTAATTCAGAAGGCATACCTAATACCAATCAAGGAAAGCACAATGAATCAGAACCAGATATCCAGTGTCCTGTGAGTGATCAGCAAACGTCGTATATATCAAAGGACAGTAGTAGTGTGGGCAGTGATGTATTACAGATTGGCAGTATTTGTTCTCTTGTGGAAGGTGATACCTCTTATGATTCCCAAATAGCAGAGATATTCAACTTGCTCCCTTTGCAAAAAGTTGAGCCACAGAAACCTCTACCCAATCACCAAATGATGAGTAGTAGACAACAAaatgaacatttagaaaacatCACTGAAAGTAAAGACTTTGActttaaaaaagatgaatttgTGCAGTGCACAgatgtttcaaataaaataacagaTCAGTCAGAATCACCGCAACTTCCAGCACTGTCACCTTTGAAATGTGTTGAAGCCAAGAGTGGAATTCTAGAGGAAGGCAGTTTGGAGCATATCACTGAAAATGAAAGCATGGCAAATGATACATGTTCATCAGCTGCTACTCAGCAGGACAGTTACCCTCAGGAAGCTGATACATCCTGCAGTTATACTGAACAGGATCCTACTACAGATGAAAGTCTCCATGATAAGACATCTATCTTATACCTACATGATCAGCTGTCAGAACTTTTAAAAGAGTTTCCCTATGGTATCGAACCTGTGAACATGCATGAAAGTTCTGTGGTACAGCAGATGGCAAACCAAATTTCAGAAGCTCAAACTTGTGGTAAAACTGACTGTGACTCCAAAGGTTCAACAGACCAGATACAAATTACAATATTAAACACAGATCAGATGAAAGAATTGTTTCCTGAACAGGATGATCAACCCAGCGAGGTAGACAAATTGACAGAACCTCAGAAAGAAAAGCCTGtaacaaaggaagagaagcagtGTGACCCACAGGCATGCAGAGTTGAAGAACGCTGTGCTTCTGTACCATTGGATTCGGAAAAAGATGATATCCGCTGCTGTGCTTTGGGGTGGCTCTCTATGGTTTATGAAGGAGTACCTCAATGCCAGTGTAATTCCATCAAGAAGTcagattcaaaagaaaaaaaacagataaatccTTGTTCTCCTTCAGAGGCCAAGAGTTATAAACAAGGAGAGAGAACCTCTGACAGAGATGTTCCTGTTGCATTAAACAGTCCTCCAAATAATCCTCCAAAGAGTCCTCTGACTTCTTCAGTTGAGAAAAAACATTTTCCTGAAACAAAGCAAAGCAGCAATATAAAAGACAAATCCAAAACAGAACGTAACAGTTCACTAAGGACAGAGCAAGAATTATCTGGTCAACTTTTATCTAAAGGTGATAAAAAACTGGATTCTTTGCAGAgtcacaaaagaaagagaaatctgcAATTTCATGAGGTAAATTTTAATTCTGctaataaaattacaaaattttctCAGGAGAGCCTGCAGAGGAAGTTCATGGCACAAAACTTAGGGCCACTAAAACCAAAGATGAGTTTTTTGACAAGCAAAACTAAAGATTTGAATATGAAGAATGGTTCTTTGGTACAGTCAGTATcaccagaaaagagaaaattgaaatcaGCTGGCTCTAAACAAAAATCtttggaagaaaggaaattaGATGAAGGGATCACACTTGATTCAGAGATAAAGAGGAAGAAACATGATAAACAAGAGCAGAATAAAAATGTGGGAGGTGGTGCATTTAAATTCTGTAATTTTTCAACGCCAAATGAAAGAGCTTGGATTAAAGAAAAGACAGTATCAAATGTTAAATCCTCGGGCTCTAAGGATAGCTCATCTAAAATGAATAGAGTTCTATCACCAAAGGAGTATTTATCAAGGCAGAAGCATAAGGAAGCATTAAAGAAAAACTATCTGAAAAATAGTGATTCTCAGTATATGAGGCCCAGTAAACTTTCTGTGCAAGTGGAAAGTTCTGGGAAATCAAATGAGAGACCCAATGGCAGTGTACAGACCTGTAAGGAATCATTAAATATTGGTACAGGCCATGGTAAAAGCATCAAAACCCATCATTCCAAAGAGTCTAAAACATATATTTCAAGGAATATTAAAGGAACAGTTGGTGGAAAGCAGTCTGATAAAATGTGGATCGATAGAACCAAGCtagacaaaaatttaaataatataaataatgaagGTGAATTAAGCCAAATGTCTTCCCAAACAAAGGATCAAAGGAAGCTGTATCTGAACAGAGTTGCATTTAAATGCACTGAACGTGAGCGCATTTGTCTCACAAAATTAGACAATTCACCCAGGAAGCTTAAAGAAAAGAGACCGGAAAGTAAATGTAAGAACCCATTACCTGTGAAAGATACCACGGAAAAACTAAGCATGCTGGAGTTTAAATTATGTCCAGATGGagtgtttaaaaatacaaacactgtTGAAGACCAGAAGGATCTGCAGCACACACCTAGGAAGGAGCAAGCCCCTGTGCAAG tttcaGGAATAAAAAGTACAAAAGAAGACTGGTTAAAATGTGTGACTGAGGAGAAAAGGATGCCGGAAGCCAACCAAGAAATAG atGATAATGTTTTGGCTAATTCAAGGCTCTCCAAGAGAAACTGCAGTGCAGATGGATTTGAGATACTACAAAACCCAGTAAAAGATTCAAAAGCAATGTTTCAAACCTACAAAAAGCtgtacatggagaagagaagcagGAGTCTTGGTAGCAGTCCTTTAGAATAA